Proteins from one Aspergillus nidulans FGSC A4 chromosome VIII genomic window:
- a CDS encoding putative MFS sugar transporter (transcript_id=CADANIAT00002493), producing MVAIGKQREEDVSEPILETLIQNDCTPWYKKPNLRNLYLILFPACMGIEITSGFDSQIINTGFLAAAYSLGAVLALPVVPWINQKVGRRWTIMFGSCISLVGAILQGFSNGAAMYCIARIVLGFGIPFCIVAGSSMLGELGYPKERPILTSLFNSSYFIGQITAAAVGLGTVTIPSDWAWRVPSLLQIAPAMVQIVTVMFLPESPRYLVSKDRTDEAVEILTKYHAEGDRDSVIVKAEIAQIERTILLEREESKQSWGDLFRTAGMRRRLFITAFLGLFTQWSGNTLISYYLSDLLDMVDIKDSVVKSKINVGIACWGLVCGTTLALTAPRFKRRTMYLTTACSLLSVYIAWTISMERAMTTETKAAAVLTILFIFLYSPAYNLGYNALTYTYLIEIFPYFNRSRGLSWFQFYGRGATFFATYVNPIGLDRIEWRWLIVYCCWLAFEVVFIYFFFPETSGRTLEELSFMFEGREKADEVAAAVHKQIDETEHKGATTEIREKV from the exons atggtTGCCATAGGGAAGCAGCGTGAGGAGGATGTCTCGGAGCCCATCTTGGAGACTCTGATCCAAAACGACTGTACCCCGTGGTACAAGAAGCCGAACCTGAGGAACCTGTATCTGATTCttttccctgcctgtatGGGTATTGAGATCACCTCTGGATTCGATTCGCAAATCATCAACACC GGCTTTCTCGCCGCAGCGTACTCTCTCGGGGCTGTTCTGGCGCTCCCCGTTGTGCCATGGATCAATCAGAAAGTTGGCCGGCGGTGGACCATCATGTTCGGATCGTGCATCAGTCTGGTGGGAGCCATTCTTCAGGGTTTCTCCAATGGAG CTGCCATGTACTGCATCGCCCGTATCGTTCTCGGTTTCGGTATCCCTTTTTGCATTGTTGCTGGTTCCTCTATGTTGGGTGAGCTGGGTTATCCAAAGGAACGTCCGATCCTCACGTCGCTGTTCAATTCGTCCTACTTCATCGGTCAAAtcaccgccgccgctgtAGGGTTGGGGACGGTTACGATTCCGTCAGACTGGGCATGGAGAGTACCCTCTTTGCTCCAGATTGCACCCGCTATGGTACAGATCGTGACGGTTAT GTTCCTCCCCGAGAGTCCGCGTTACCTGGTCAGTAAGGACCGCACCGATGAAGCGGTCGAGATCCTCACCAAGTACCACGCCGAGGGCGACCGCGACTCCGTTATTGTGAAAGCAGAAATTGCCCAGATTGAAAGAACTATCCTACTCGAGCGAGAAGAATCCAAGCAATCATGGGGAGATCTGTTCCGGACCGCGGGTATGCGCCGTCGCCTCTTTATCACTGCTTTCCTCGGACTGTTCACACAGTGGTCTGGAAACACTCTGATCTC GTATTATCTGAGCGACTTGCTCGATATGGTGGACATCAAGGACTCAGTCGTCAAATCGAAGATCAACGTCGGTATCGCCTGCTGGGGTCTTGTATGCGGAACAACCCTGGCCTTGACAGCTCCGCGTTTCAAACGCAGAACAATGTACCTCACCACCGCCTGCTCCCTGCTCAGCGTGTACATTGCCTGGACCATCTCGATGGAAAGGGCCATGACCACCGAGACcaaagctgctgctgttttAACCATCCTTTTCATCTTCCTTTACTCGCCCGCATATAACCTGGGATACAACGCCTTAACCTACA CATATCTCATCGAGATCTTCCCGTACTTCAATCGATCCCGCGGCCTCTCGTGGTTCCAGTTCTACGGCCGTGGAGCCACTTTCTTTGCGACTTATGTCAATCCAATTGGACTTGACCGCATTGAGTGGAGATGGCTGATTGTgtactgctgctggctggcgTTTGAAGTCGTTTTtatatacttcttcttcccagagACATCGGGACGTACGCTCGAGGAGTTGTCTTTCA TGTTCGAGGGcagagagaaagcagatgaggttgctgctgccgtgCATAAGCAGATTGACGAGACGGAGCACAAGGGTGCGACGACTGAGATTCGCGAGAAGGTGTAG
- a CDS encoding protein ureD (transcript_id=CADANIAT00002494): MAHSHSHSHSHDNIADHGHSHEILDGPGSYLNREQPLIEDRDWSDRAFTIGIGGPVGSGKTALMLALCRALRDEYNIAAVTNDIFTREDAEFLTRNKALSPDRIRAIETGGCPHAAVREDISANLLALQNLHRQFQTDLLLIESGGDNLAANYSRELADFIIYVIDVAGGDKVPRKGGPGITGSDLLVVNKIDLAEAVGADISVMERDAAKMREGGPTVFAVVKKDQGVDHIVNLILSAWKASGAYELSLQRWKNGAPRGSGSVEP, translated from the exons ATGGCACACTCCCACTCTCACTCGCACTCTCATGACAATATAGCCGACCATGGCCACTCCCACGAGATCCTCGATGGCCCGGGCTCCTACCTCAACCGCGAACAACCGCTGATTGAGGACCGCGACTGGAGTGACCGGGCCTTTACCATTGGCATTGGAGG ACCCGTCGGATCAGGCAAAACAGCTCTCATGCTCGCACTCTGCCGAGCCCTTCGAGATGAGTACAACATCGCAGCCGTCACTAACGACATCTTCACTCG CGAAGACGCCGAATTCCTCACGCGCAATAAAGCTCTCTCACCGGACCGGATCCGCGCCATCGAAACAGGCGGATGCCCGCACGCCGCCGTTCGTGAAGACATCAGTGCCaacctcctcgccctccagAACTTGCACCGCCAATTCCAGACAGACCTTCTCCTTATTGAGTCCGGCGGCGATAACCTGGCCGCCAACTACTCGCGCGAACTCgccgacttcatcatctACGTGATTGACGTTGCCGGCGGCGACAAAGTCCCGCGCAAAGGCGGACCGGGCATTACAGGGTCAGATTTGCTGGTGGTTAACAAGATTGATCTTGCGGAGGCGGTCGGCGCCGATATCTCGGTAATGGAGCGGGATGCAGCAAAGATGCGGGAGGGCGGTCCGACGGTGTTTGCAGTTGTCAAGAAGGATCAGGGGGTGGATCATATTGTGAATCTGATTCTGAGTGCCTGGAAGGCGAGTGGAGCATACGAACTTAGTTTGCAGAGGTGGAAGAACGGGGCGCCGAGGGGGTCTGGGAGTGTTGAGCCTTAG
- the ireA gene encoding bifunctional endoribonuclease/protein kinase IRE1 (transcript_id=CADANIAT00002491), with amino-acid sequence MRWRLPGARSTLPASVALLLLPVLVAPQQLQEQPLHDVPVPSAVSVPLRPTAHVPANANANPSPPALNVKSNDASALATLALAGSGRAVRAPPIQASSSSASAGLAPQLHARSLQDWEVEDFVLLATVDGTIHARDRKTGAPRWALEVPSSPMVESYYHRANRSSFDEAKPEDDFIWIVEPSQDGSLYIFSPDPNAGLQQLGLTVKELVDETPYSGTEPAVTYTARKETTLYTIDARTGSILRVFSSRGPMPSAPECRKVDDFDADVDEECESPSGTLVLGRVEYAVAIQNTETGDPICTLKYSEWTTNNRDVDLQSQYFRTMDQSHIYSMHDGVVLGFDHSHIERPRYTQRFSSPVVRVFDVARPVNIDNPEAPKPLILLSQPLQPPDPDYGSLDDRNDLVFIDYTEGGGWYAMSEETYPLVTGRAKMAQYYEKDYFRHGQPLMSLTPEQQRDALAGVHALNSPRIPRRQIPSISGSSSAEFSNGTPREIIRSPSELALPPALRHSTIIRKSWDNAADIVVMLILLFFAPLSTPSTPIVSGSMKRESSTVRAVNDVTVDIKVDGPPVDGEMTPKPDRTRDSVEPDATPRVRIREPSRGPDDDKDVEELSLQDGEKKKKTRKRGSRGGKSHRRGKKKIESEKEESDHAPGTLQPPAGPDAGLALTRTASNEVFEADGVIQIGRLKVFTADVLGHGSHGTVVYRGSFDGRDVAVKRMLVEFYDIASHEVGLLQESDDHNNVIRYYCREQAKGFFYIALELCPASLQDVVERPDAFPQLVNGGLDMPDVLRQIVAGVRYLHSLKIVHRDLKPQNILVAAPRGRIGSRAIRLLISDFGLCKKLEDNQSSFRATTAHAAGTSGWRAPELLVDDDKSPVIQGSESQHTESSEPAVVDPQTNRRATRAIDIFSLGCVFYYVLTRGCHPFDKNGKFMREANIVKGNFNLDELQRLGEYAFEADDLIRSMLALDPRQRPDASAVLTHPFFWNPSDRLSFLCDVSDHFEFEPRDPPSDALLCLESVASDVIGPEMDFLKLLPKDFKDSLGKQRKYTGSKMLDLMRALRNKRNHYNDMPEHLKAHIGGLPEGYLNFWTVRFPSLLMSCHWVIVELGLTKTDRFKRYFTPLE; translated from the exons ATGCGGTGGCGGCTGCCTGGTGCCCGGTCGACCCTACCCGCCAGCGTCgcactcctcctcctcccagtTCTTGTTGCTccgcagcagctgcaggaacagcCTCTTCACGATGTCCCCGTTCCGTCCGCTGTTTCCGTCCCTCTAAGGCCGACGGCTCACGTTCCCGCAAACGCAAACGCTAACCCTTCCCCTCCCGCGTTGAACGTGAAATCCAACGATGCGAGCGCCCTAGCAACCCTGGCTCTGGCGGGCTCTGGCCGCGCCGTTCGAGCCCCTCCCATCCAGGCCAGTAGCAGCAGTGCCTCTGCTGGTCTGGCTCCGCAGCTGCATGCGCGGTCCTTGCAGGActgggaggttgaggactTTGTTCTGCTGGCGACCGTCGATGGTACCATTCACGCTCGAGACCGCAAGACCGGAGCTCCCCGCTGGGCCCTCGAGGTCCCGAGTAGCCCGATGGTCGAGAGTTATTACCATCGAGCGAATCGCTCGAGCTTCGACGAGGCCAAGCCAGAGGATGACTTCATCTGGATCGTCGAACCGAGCCAGGATGGCAGTCTCTATATATTCAGTCCGGACCCGAATGCCGggttgcagcagcttgggcTGACTGTGaaggagcttgttgatgagacGCCGTATTCTGGGACCGAGCCGGCAGTTACATATACCGCCCGAAAGGAGACCACTCTTTATACTATCGATGCGAGGACTGGTTCTATACTGCGGGTATTTAGCTCTAGAGGTCCGATGCCCTCCGCACCGGAGTGCCGCAAGGTCGACGACTTCGATGCcgatgtggatgaggaatGCGAGTCTCCGTCTGGGACTCTAGTGTTGGGTCGTGTTGAGTACGCTGTGGCCATCCAGAACACTGAAACCGGTGATCCAATTTGTACTCTGAAGTACTCCGAATGGACCACCAATAACCGTGACGTTGATCTACAGAGTCAGTACTTTCGTACGATGGATCAAAGTCATATCTATAGTATGCATGACGGGGTCGTTTTGGGATTTGATCATTCCCACATCGAGCGACCTCGCTACACGCAGCGGTTTTCCTCGCCTGTGGTGCGGGTGTTCGATGTTGCTCGCCCGGTCAACATTGACAACCCGGAAGCCCCGAAACCGCTTATCCTTCTCTCTCAGCCTCTACAGCCTCCAGATCCGGATTATGGCTCTCTCGATGACCGCAATGATCTTGTCTTCATCGACTACACTGAAGGCGGTGGTTGGTATGCCATGTCCGAGGAGACCTATCCACTCGTTACTGGCCGCGCCAAGATGGCCCAATACTACGAGAAAGACTACTTCCGCCATGGACAGCCGCTTATGAGCCTGACACCAGAGCAACAGCGGGACGCACTTGCTGGTGTTCACGCTCTAAACTCCCCTCGTATCCCTCGCCGTCAGATTCCCAGCATATCTGGATCATCGTCCGCAGAGTTCTCAAACGGCACCCCTAGGGAGATCATTCGTAGCCCGTCCGAGCTAGCTCTACCACCGGCGCTTCGCCATAGTACCATTATCCGCAAAAGTTGGGATAATGCCGCTGATATTGTCGTTATGCTtatcttgctcttcttcg CGCCCTTGTCTACTCCGTCAACGCCAATTGTTAGCGGATCTATGAAACGAGAGTCAAGCACTGTCCGTGCAGTCAACGATGTGACAGTCGACATCAAAGTAGATGGGCCGCCAGTTGACGGTGAGATGACACCAAAGCCAGACAGGACACGAGACTCCGTCGAGCCTGATGCCACCCCCCGAGTCCGTATCCGTGAACCATCACGCGGCCCAGATGACGACAAAGACGTTGAAGAGCTCTCATTGCAGgatggcgagaagaagaagaagacgcgCAAACGTGGCAGCCGCGGAGGCAAGAGTCATAGACgcgggaagaagaaaattgaGAGTGAGAAAGAGGAATCTGATCACGCCCCTGGCACCTTGCAACCCCCGGCTGGGCCCGATGCCGGGTTAGCTCTCACCCGCACTGCATCTAATGAGGTGTTTGAAGCGGACGGTGTCATCCAGATTGGCCGTTTGAAGGTCTTTACGGCTGACGTTCTGGGTCATGGAAGCCACGGGACAGTTGTTTACCGCGGGTCGTTTGACGGCCGAGACGTCGCGGTCAAACGTATGCTGGTGGAGTTCTATGATATTGCATCGCACGAAGTGGGATTGTTGCAGGAAAGCGATGATCATAACAACGTTATCCGATATTATTGCCGTGAGCAAGCCAAGGGTTTCTTCTACATCGCCCTTGAACTGTGTCCGGCTTCTTTGCAGGATGTGGTAGAACGACCAGACGCGTTCCCGCAGCTAGTCAATGGTGGCTTGGATATGCCGGACGTCTTGCGTCAAATTGTCGCCGGTGTCCGGTACCTACACTCTCTCAAAATCGTACACCGTGACTTGAAGCCTCAAAATATCCTGGTCGCCGCTCCTCGAGGCCGTATCGGTTCTCGGGCCATCCGGCTTCTGATTTCGGACTTTGGCTTGTGCAAGAAACTTGAGGATAACCAGAGTTCATTCAGGGCAACCACGGCCCATGCTGCTGGTACGTCCGGGTGGAGGGCTCCCGAACTGCTTGTGGATGACGACAAGAGCCCGGTAATCCAGGGTTCAGAGTCTCAACATACGGAGTCATCTGAGCCGGCGGTCGTCGATCCCCAGACGAATCGACGAGCCACCCGAGCCATTGATATCTTCTCCCTGGGATGTGTCTTCTACTACGTCCTAACTCGAGGATGTCATCCTTTTGACAAGAATGGCAAGTTCATGCGCGAAGCAAATATCGTCAAGGGGAATTTCAATCTCGATGAGTTACAGCGTCTAGGAGAGTATGCGTTTGAAGCAGACGATCTTATCCGATCAATGTTGGCACTTGATCCACGTCAACG CCCCGACGCAAGCGCTGTGTTAACCCATCCTTTCTTCTGGAATCCGTCCGACCGCCTTAGCTTCCTCTGTGACGTTTCGGACCACTTCGAGTTCGAACCGAGAGATCCTCCATCTGACGCTCTTCTGTGTCTAGAGTCTGTAGCCTCTGATGTCATTGGCCCTGAGATGGacttcctcaaactcctgCCAAAGGACTTCAAAGACAGTCTCGGGAAGCAGCGAAAATACACCGGCTCCAAAATGCTGGACTTGATGCGAGCCCTGCGGAACAAGCGCAACCACTACAATGATA
- the ivoB gene encoding protein ivoB (transcript_id=CADANIAT00002495), protein MHLLSSLAALAAAITVAFADVQQCNAENASVRKEWGSLTPDEQLGYIDAVWCLRSLPSRLPNEQYPGVQDRVDDFVATHINLTMVIHRNAPFLPWHRQYIHLWETALREECGYNGTVPYWNWTKNPDLYTNPVFDTTQSPETSLSLSGDGAYVAPSPTDPDPDPGLDFAPGRGGGCVLDGPFKDWPVRMGPFSAAQAYPYAPVPENAFAHNPRCLQRNLDVARIQYYNNPSVLESLLAAPSIAVFQDILDRTIPGTWQQAIGAHGGGHISVGPTLADVFASPQDPVFMLHHGFIDLLWDAWQRSGSDTGEGTDRMRALNGTTMYTNPPGAEEATLDTVMEFGVLGSPKKIGEVMDIRGGEYCYRYE, encoded by the exons ATGCATCTCCTCTCTTCGCTCGCCGCCCTGGCGGCTGCTATCACAGTGGCCTTCGCGGATGTTCAGCAGTGTAATGCAGAGAATGCCTCTGTTCGCAAAGAATG GGGCTCTCTCACCCCCGACGAACAGCTGGGCTATATCGACGCCGTCTGGTGTCTGCGCagccttccttctcgcctCCCTAACGAGCAGTACCCCGGTGTCCAAGACCGCGTGGATGACTTTGTTGC AACGCACATCAATCTCACTATGGTCATCCATCGCAATGCTCCCTTTCTCCCCTGGCACCGCCAGTACATTCACCTCTGGGAAACAGCTCTTCGTGAGGAATGCGGCTACAATGGAACTGTCCC CTACTGGAACTGGACCAAGAACCCCGATCTCTACACAAATCCCGTCTTCGATACCACGCAATCCCCCGAAActtccctctccctctctggCGACGGTGCCTACGTCGCACCCAGCCCTACAGACCCAGATCCAGACCCAGGCCTCGACTTCGCGCCTGGCCGCGGCGGTGGGTGCGTTCTCGACGGTCCCTTCAAGGACTGGCCGGTACGCATGGGTCCGTTCTCGGCTGCGCAGGCATACCCGTACGCACCAGTTCCAGAAAACGCCTTCGCGCATAACCCGCGGTGTCTGCAGCGCAACTTGGATGTCGCGCGGATACAGTACTACAACAACCCCTCTGTTCTAGAGTCCTTGCTCGCTGCGCCCAGTATCGCCGTTTTCCAGGATATACTGGATCGCACGATCCCTGGGACTTGGCAACAGGCGATTGGCGCGCATGGGGGTGGGCATATCTCTGTGGGACCGACGTTGGCTGATGTTTTTGCCTCGCCGCAGGATCCAGTCTTCATGTTGCATCATGGGTTTATTGACCTGCTTTGGGATGCGTGGCAGAGATCTGGGTCTGATACTGGGGAGGGAACTGATAGAATGAGGGCGTTGAATGGTACAACAATGTATACAAATCCTCCCGGGGCCGAGGAGGCGACGCTAGATACCGTGATGGAGTTTGGGGTTTTGGGGAGCCCGAAGAAGATAGGTGAGGTCATGGATATTCGGGGAGGCGAGTATTGTTACCGGTATGAGTAG
- a CDS encoding uncharacterized protein (transcript_id=CADANIAT00002496) translates to MRTTSFSLFGLNLVLLISSTVAKTTTVGVETETESRGVSVPMDDCFDIDVDELTYPSRDVTTLAITKKCRVFTGPMCTGRTTLLEPGEHSSPEPVMLGSILCEEPEVFSTEL, encoded by the exons ATGCGCACcaccagcttctccctcttcggcctcaacctcgtcctgTTGATTTCCTCCACAGTCGCCAAAACGACAACG GTCGGTGTGGAAACAGAGACAGAGAGCCGCGGTGTTTCGGTCCCGATGGATGACTGCTTCGATATCGATGTCGA CGAACTAACATATCCATCCAGGGATGTCACAACTTTAGCAATCACGAAGAAATGTCGCGTTTTCAC AGGCCCAATGTGCACTGGACGTACGACCCTCCTCGAACCTGGTGAACATTCATCCCCAGAACCGGTCATGCTAGGAAGCATTCTCTGCGAAGAGCCGGAAGTCTTTTCAACCGAGCTGTGA
- a CDS encoding uncharacterized protein (transcript_id=CADANIAT00002497), with protein sequence MRKSVKRVSVQSTFLVDLAPFRRAALKFLAMPHANGEWLCQRYKSKNVKLLPSE encoded by the exons ATGAG AAAGAGTGTGAAGCGCGTTTCCGTTCAGTCGACGTTCCTCGTTGATCTTGCTCCATTTCGAAGGGCAGCTCTCAAGTTCCTCGCAATGCCGCATG CTAATGGGGAGTGGCTATGCCAAAGATATAAATCGAAGAATGTCAAATTACTGCCAAGTGAATAA
- a CDS encoding uncharacterized protein (transcript_id=CADANIAT00002492), whose protein sequence is MLAKRLNALVLIPDFFRGDGAKHEWVPPDTDEKTAALMEFVTTKASFVEVAKSLPSLVDTYKGNFPSVQKWGAYGLCWGGKVLALSSGDGTPFTATVQVHPGRMDKADAQTLTIPHAILASKDEPADEVAAYKRIIEDKGLGGFVETYGEMWHGWMGARADFEKEESLKNYVRGYEQLAEFFERYLS, encoded by the exons ATGCTCGCAAAACGCCTCAACGCCCTTGTGCTGATCCCTGATTTCTTCCGCGGCGATGGAGCGAAGCATGAGTGGGTTCCGCCCGACACTGATGAGAAGACCGCTGCGCTTATGGAGTTCGTGACCACTAAGGCGTCTTTCGTCGAGGTTGCAAAGAGCCTCCCCAGCTTGGTCGACACTTACAAGGGCAATTTCCCGTCCGTGCAGAAATGGGGCGCTTATGGACTTTGTTGGGGGGGTAAAGTGCTGGCGCTATCGTCCGGGGACGGGACACCCTTTACGGCGACGGTGCAAGTTCATCCTGG TCGGATGGATAAGGCTGATGCACAGACGCTGACGATCCCGCATGCTATTCTGGCGTCGAAGGATGAGCCTGCGGATGAGGTCGCGGCGTATAAGCGGATTATCGAGGATAAGGGTCTTGGAGGCTTTGTTGAGACGTATGGCGAGATGTGGCATGGATGGATGGGAGCTAGAGCGGACTttgaaaaggaagagagtcTGAAGAACTATGTTCGTGG GTACGAGCAGCTTGCGGAGTTCTTTGAGCGGTATCTTTCATAA